The genomic window tgtaagatacagggagacagtagtttagtgtgtgtgtgatgtaagatacagggagacagtagtttagtgtgtgtgatgtaaaacagggagacagtagtttagtgtgtgtgatgtaaaacacagggagacagtagtttagtgtgtgtgatgtaaaacagggagacagtagtttagtgtgtgtgtgatgtaagatacagggagacagtagtttagtgtgtgtgatgtaaaacacagggagacagtagtttagtgtgtgtgtgatgtaaaacacagggatacagtagtttagtgtgtgtgatgtaaaacactgggagacagtagtttagtgtgtgtgatgtaagatacagggagacagtagtttagtgtgtgtgtgatgtaaaacacagggagacagtagtttagtgtgtgtgtgatgtaagatacagggagacagtagtttagtgtgtgtgatgtaaaacacagggagacagtagtttagtgtgtgtgatgtaagatacagggagacagtagtttagtgtgtgtgtgatgtaaaacacagggagacagtagtttagtgtgtgtgatgtaaaacactgggagacagtagtttagtgtgtgtgatgtaagatacagggagacagtagtttagtgtgtgtgtgatgtaaaacacagggagacagtagtttagtgtgtgtgatgaaaaacacagggagacagtagtttagtgtgtgtgatgtaaaacacagggagacagtagtttagtgtgtgtggcACAGATCTTTATATTTGATTTGATGTCCCCTTATATGCTTAAATGCTGTTACATCTGAACCATAAAGACCTGGTAACATATGCCCTAAACCCTGACATGTTACACTTCATTAAACGGCGATTTTACAGTGTTCCGTTTACTGAAACAGCGCTTGTATCAGTGACACTGTTATATTCTCCCCTGTTAATGCTCGGTTTCAgctaaagttgtgtgtgtgtgtgtgtgtgtcagaggttcGGTCCTCCTGATCAGGATTACTACTATAAAAAGAGCGATGAGCCCCAGCCAGACAGCCCTGAGGATGCAGAGCGCTCCGGCAGTCTGAGTGACTACGGTAGGACAACATTACGTTTTCTTTAGGACTGTACTCATAGATGGACATGTGGGTTTTGACTCTAAGTTGTTGTGTGGTACCATAAGGCCACAGTTACTATTCTGTGTGATGAATCCAACCACCTGGCTTTTCAGTCCCCGAGATAACGTCTGGGCCGAGAAAGAGGCTTCAGAAAAAGTCGGACTTGGAGTGTGAGGTAAGGCCcggcagggagagagaagccAAAACTTAGCCTGGAGATTTATCTGATTCCTATGATCAGTCTGTCAATGTTTCCCTTCCTGCTCACAGGTctcagaatgagagaaaaaccaCGTCCAACCTGACGACAGACTGCACTGCTCTCTGAGCCCATACACAGGCGATGACAACACAGGGCAGATCCTCACcgtctctgtccatttctcacGCTCTCCACGTCATTACATATCACTGTCAATTTCTCCAACTGTAACTGAAGTTTGTTTTCTCACAGATTATAGGAAATGTTCCATTCTAgacttctctgtcttttgctgtTGTGCCTGAGAGGAACTTAAAGAACTAAAGAAGTAAAACCCTTAATCTGCACACTGATATGAATTCATGCACAGGATCCCTGTGCTTTTATTGTAAATGTGGTGACTGTTCATGATTACACTGcgaaatgaaaacataaatatgtCCAGTTACATAACTCTGCCTATTTTTGCACCATGTTGCTTTTGGATTGAAGAAACAAGACGGCTGCTCTTAAAGCCAAAATGACTTTAACCTTAGAACAGAATGTTGAAAAATACACAAGACAATGACAAACAAGAGCAGAAAACAGGTTCACTCTcatcttcgtttttttttttacacttgttTACTATCAGTGTTTCCATGGTCTTAAGCCTGACTAGGCCtgtttgtggtgtagtgtgtttCTTATTGGTGGTTAGTTTCTTTCTGATTTCTGATTGGTGGTTAGTTTCTTTCTGATTTCTGACTAGTGGTTAGTTTCTTTCTGATTCCTGATTGGTGGTTagtttctctctgattctctgtttGATGCCCTGTGAAGTTCTCATGAGGAGAcaacatttgtttgatttttccaCTCACACATGGCCTCACGCTCACGGCCAGTCTTACCAGAAAAATGACGGCCTTGGGTGCATTCATCTCCCAGTCTTCTGCTCAGAGAGCCCCACTAAACCCTGCTTACAATGGGAAACTGAATCATTCCGCTCAGACCAATACCTTATGGCATATTATGGAATTTTTAATATCTCAAACGTAGACAATCATTAAATAATTACATAATCATTGACAATATTATGGCAAGAAGCAAATGTAATATGTAGAAAGTGctttgttgaagaaaaaaaaaaaatcattaaaaacaaacgtAGCTGATACTGAGACAAACACGTCACTCCGCTGAGTCTGGGCTGGGGAAACCCTGTCCTCCTCTGTCATGTCTCTGTCAGACTGTTTTCATCTTACActacacagcctgtgtgtggcCTCGCTGGGAGTCCAGCCGTGGGTTCTCACCCAAACGTGAGCATACGCCATGAGTTCACTGTTCATGTCAGGtcttatataaatataatggGTTATGGTAAAGGACAACATTGTGGAAAAATGAAGGATAAACTTTCCATCTCAGACAGAACAGCCAATGAGAAACTAGTGAACAGGGCGCCATGGAAACGCTGCCTTATCAAACCATTGACAGTCAAACCCCTTCAGCAAGATCAGCTGCCTGAAAACCGCTAATTTAAAGCAATAACGTGTGGAACCGTGGAACCTCATTTAAAGCAAAAACGTGTCAAACTGTGGAACCTCCTACATCAATCAGCAGTACCCTCCAGTCTGACGAATGCAAGCATTTCCCATGaggctttttaaagaaaagaaaatcgtCTGGAGGCCAGTGACTGTTCAGAGTTGCGCAGCAATAATTCCAACcgttcatttttaaatgacaaaacgaGACACATCAATCAAATGATGTCTCAGTACATAACATGTATGAGTGCTGCCTGTATGCTTTCAGTACAGATTAAGAATAATACACTCAGTCCTATGAGGTAATTCTATTATGAATGGCTTAGCCCTGATGAAAACACACTCCATCTCTGCTAGCATTACACAAACGCTCTCCAACTCTGCTAGCATTACACAAACGCTCTCCAACTCTGCTAGCATTACACAAACGCTCTCCAACTCTGCTAGCATTACACAAACGCTCTCCAACTCTGCTAGCATTACACAAACGCTCTCCAACTCTGCTAGCATTACACAAACGCTCTCCAGCTCTGCTAGCATTACAGACTTCACATTACTGAGAGGTTGGGCAGCCATGGTGGTTAAGATGAGCAGTTGTGAGAGATTTAGGATCAAGTTGAGACAGCCACTCATTTTCATCATGAAATAGTGTGTGACATTTACAGCAACTCttatgtgaatgtaaatatCTAGCTAAGACTCAGCACTCTGTCATGGATTACGCACAGACtccagatgaagagagaggactcactgaaacacatgcCGTTCAGTGCATTAACCTTACTCCTCAGTCTCATTAAAGCAAAACTGCATCACATCAACAGATTGGGATTACTTTTAGACTAAACCTCAGGTCTACAGGAATCAAACCATTCCTCATATACATACTGATGAACTgatccacacccacacccacacacacacacacacacacacacacacacccacacacacaggaagagtcTTTATTCCACACAGGAGGAAGTGTCAGCACATCTCCTCGATGAGGAGGTGTTCAGGTGCTCCTTTATCCTCTGTCTGCGAGGTTTAAGTCACTGGTGCTCCGCCCTCCGTCGGGAAAAAGGGGAGGGGTCACAGAGGGGGCAGGGCGGAAGCAGCGGATAAGGGAAGGGGTGAGTTCAACTGGTTTAAATGGTCTAGAGAGTGGCTCATGTCCCTTACAGATGTGAGAGCTGGAAATCAGTGGTTTCTCGTAGGtttttgcgctctctctctctctctctcacttcctctgacAGCTGGGCCAGGTTAGTCCTCCACAGGCCGCAGATACAATGATGTAGAGAATAATCTGAAGGCAGACAGGGATGGATGCAAGTTCAGCTACTAATGGGTGATGACCTGGAAATAAGTGCTTATTAAACAAAAAGGGCAAAACACAATAACACTCACAAGTGCCACTACGATGATGATCAGCCACAACTTCAGATTCTTCATACACATGGCACGGGCAAGATTACGACTCGTCGTTTTAAAGgtcacagactgagagagagagagagagggggagacagagagagattaacagaGGCTCGTTATAATTACTCTACGGTATGTGCGGTTGCAATCAGAAATACTCAACCCCCCAAAGATTGTAAGGATTTACCAATGAAAGTCTTTCAAAGAACTAAATTTTGCTTTGGATGACTTCTTTATCAGTTGAGTGATACATAAAATCAACCGAGAAAATGTATGATGTAGTATTTGTGAGCAACAGGATATTTTGTTAATCTAGCCAGCTAGTTTTTATGGCCTAAAGTGGAGTTAAAACATAATTAAGCCTTTGGGAACTCTACAATGATCCCTGCTTTGCTAAGGCTTTGATGCATATATAAACCCCACCCATGAAAGTGTTCAAGGTGAGTTACAATCATAGGTAAGACTAAGGAGCTTTCACAAAGGCTGAGAGAGGAAATTATTTCATTGCACCTGAAGAGCATTGGGTCTAAAAAGATTTCCCAAAAAAGTAACATTCCAAGAAATACCACTGGGTGTATTATAAGGAAGCTTAAAACTTATGGCACAGCTGCAAACCTGCCTGGCCGTGAGAGAAAACCCAAAATTTCATCAAGAGCCCTTAGCAACATGATCAGGACAACCGATAAAAATCCCCAGGTTACTGCAAAACACCTACAGGATGACCTGATGACGGCCGGGACAAGGGCTTCAGTGGCAACTATAAGACAAGCCCTGAATAAACAAGGACCTCATGGCCAGACTCCAAGACGCACTCCATTCCTGACCACTCCACCCCTGACCACGAGGAACATCAAAGGTCGACTAGAATATGCCAGGGGGAATTTGGATAGGGCTGCAGAGTTTTGGGAGACAGTTCTATGGACTGATGAAACTGAGCTGGAACTGTTTGGACTCATGGATCAGCGGTATGTCTGGCGTGAGAAAGGCCAGGTTTATGACCATAGGAACACCATCCCCACGGTCAAGCCTGGAGGTGGGTCATTGATGATGTGGGGAGGTTTTTCTGCTGCGGGAACTGGCAGTCTTGACCGTGCAAGTGGCATCATGGAATCCTAAACATACCAGGCCATTTTAAAGAGGGATGTGATGCCTTCTGTTGGGAAATTGAACCTTGGTGATCATTGGACTCTCCAAGACAGTGATCCCAAGCACACCTCCAAGTCAACCAAAGCTTGGCCGAGAAGTAGATCCTGGAATGTCCCGGAGTGGCCTTCTCAGTCCCCGGATTCAAATCTCATTGAAAATCTTTGGTGGGATTTAAAGAAGGCAGTTGCAGCACGGaagccgtcaaacatcagtgaGTTAGAGGCTTTTGCACGTGAAGAATGGATTCCAAAGATTCCAATAGGGAGGTGTTAGAAGCTTGTCAGCACTTACTAAAAACACTTATTACGCGTTATAAAGGCTAAAGGATGCTCCACAAAGTACTGAAGCTGGGAGTTGAATAATAgtgcacatgcatgtttgtgaaaagagtttttcatttcatttttcagttgaaCTCAAAGTTAAGTCGATTTATGTTCTCAAAGTAACTCAAATATGTatcaataattttttttttgttgtttgatgaGGATTTTTCATTAACCTCAATTCACATCAGTGTAACATCGTTTGAGGTGAGGGGGTTGAATATTTCTGATTGCTGTAGGTGTAGGTGTCAATCCACGGGGGTATTACAAGAAGAAAACTCACAGAATCCACTAGATTCTCAGTTTTGTCGATGAGCAACTccagcctctctcctctctgtgccaCCAGATCTggaaacagagacataaactCAACAAacctctgacacacagataACGCAGGAGACAAACTGCAGCGCGTGGTTCAGTGAGTCTGTCTTACCAATGCTCCGGACCATAATACCCTTCAGGTCATCCACCTGCGTCTGAGCCTCTGCAGCTCTGTCCACCCCTCTGGGGTCCGAGTGGTGCTTCTGCCGAGACACAAAGGCGTGAGAAGGCGTAGAAAACatgacagtgaagagaaatgtTTATGGACAGACTCAGATAGAAGGAGCTGCAGTGTGTTAAACTGACAGATCTGCACTGTAGCATCACCATTCCTGATTCCTGTGAGTCTGACTCTGTGAACTGCTTGTGCTGGTACTGGGCATTACCTAAATGGTATGTTCACCAGGACTGGTGTAAACTGCTAGTCacgagacagaacacagacttaAGCCAAGGCTTTCGCTCTGCTGCTGATTTATTCCCTTTAGGGTTATGGTCCACGCAACCACATACAATAGTGCAGAACCTGACTTAACACGACTCCACCAGGGCCCACAGAACAGCATCCCCATGTGGACAAAAGTGTTCTACTCACTATCATGGTGAATTCTCAGCAACCCGGCCAAATACAAAGCCAACTTGTTCCTGACTGAGAACCCAAAACTTACTATGTGCTTAACATGAGCCAAAGCCCTCAAAACCATGTCATGAGACCATACACACCCTGGCTTTACAGGCAAATCAGCCCCGGGGAAAACGAGGCCTCTTAATTCCACAGCCCGAATGACCCACTTCTACTTTCATAGCCTGACTCTTCTCACTGGATATTAAATCCCAATGAGTAGTCAAAGGGTTATTCAGTTGTTACAGATGCAATTTTGAATCCACTGTGCCATTACTTACAGCCACATCAACACTATGATACAGTCATAGAACGAGATCTTCATCCAAACCTTGTTATAATCATTATTGAGACTTCACTAAAACATGTACACCAGGCGCCAGTCAGACGTTTCACTGTGCGGCAGTACATTTGGGTCTCTTCTCCAAATAGAGACCCTGCTCTCAGAGCCCTGGTGAAGAGGTACTTACCATCTGTGCAGCCAGCGTGCTGGAAAATTCGCTGTTCATGGCATAGGGCAGCGCGGTCTGGGCTCGTGAGCCGTACGTGGTCTGGAAAcgtttcttcacctcgttgagGAAGGCGAACGCCCGTGACCTCTCAAAATCCTACACAGGACATTGTCTTAGAGAACAGGCAATAGCGGCTTtccttcacagagagaaaactacACAAGCTGCCGATTGTCAAGGCTCCAGCAGAGACCACTTTATCTCAGCTACAATAATGCTGAACTGCTTTAACTAAGGCTTCTGTCTACCTGGTCATTTAGGGATAGAAAGATGATACACTTGCCCATTTCAAACAACGCTGAGTCTAGTCATGttcaaagcaaaagaaaactcTATTCTAGTCAGAGCTGTCAGATCAAAGGCTGGGAAGAACTTGAGAACAGTTTCTCATACTTACATCATCACTAATACACAAGTAGATGATTCTGTCATGGCATATGTAGTGGAAGAGATAGCTAAAAATCAAAAGGCAAATTTCGATCAGTCACTATTTCAGCAGTTCCACGGTATCTATCACTGAAGGATTTCGCATCCACGAGTGACGGTGTGAGCACCGTGCGCACCTACCTGCCATGAGAATATGTAAGCTTGTTGTTTTCCGAGGGGATCTTCGCCAAAATCTGCTCCGTCACCTCAAGGAAGTTACCACCACACCAGGCATGCTTTGCGAGTATGGTAGTGCCACGAGCAACCACAGCAAAAAGAATTGCCATAGCAACGAGCAGGGTCGAAGGCAAATGAGGTTCAAATCGCTATCAGgctgtttaaaatgtgtcagaaaagcggctgtgaatgaaaagacaaaataagacGAAAAGCAACAAATGTCACATGCGGAAGGGTAGGCCAGATAAACGACGAGGAACAGTTAGAAGAATAATTATTGGTAGTTATGTTGTGACCGAAACACAATTCCTTAGTATACAACGGCAGGTCTGTTACTCATTAACTTACATACGGTTTAATTTAATGCCGCCACTTCCGTAATTTACCTACTTATGCATAAAATTGTTTGGTACAAAAGAtgtcataaatgaaaaaaacacgGTTAAATATCACAATGAACGTAAAATGTTAGTTCAGTGCTCTGCGTAATTACAATTCGTTTCACCCAACAAGCTAAATGATTAGCCATCAGCTGCCTAAGGCTGTTCATCTAGGTTAAAAGTTATTTATTGAGGCAAATGTCTAGAAAGCTCGACAGAGGATAGAGAATGGTCCTACCGTTAGCTAGTAACGGTTAACCTGAAAGAAACAGTagccaggctctctctctctgggctgtgAATCTTTAGTATCGACAGAGGTCGAATCTGTTTGAGTATTTATCTTGACTGTCTTGTTGCCAGTTAGCGCCAAGACTCGCTTACCTATTCGATATGAGCTTAAAACCGAGTGTGAATCAGCGCAGTAATGTTAGCTAGTTAGCAACTTCCACGGCTCGCTGACAGTACACTTCATCTTAGTAATGTGCCTTccagtaaatacatacatagtGTACACAAATAACAGAAACAGACTTCCCAGAATATATTACAGTAGGTATACTTGTTACCTGTTTAATCAGTACCTGTATGCGTGAAATCCGTATGTTTTCGACATTTAAAACGCCTGTTTAATATCTGAGACAACTACTTTCCAAATCGCCCAGCTTAATCGAAGAATAACAACTTCCGCTAAATTGAAtactgggaaatgtagttcatGATCATGAGACAACTAAGGAATGTTTCGAGATGTTTCAACCAATTTGACTACAGCCCACGCCTCCCTTGTTTACTTCCCATATTTCACAAACtcacaaatttatttatttaccattgTTTCCAACAGTTTAGCCTAGAATATATAGTTGAACATTATTTCCCAGTAAAATTGTATTATTTCAGTGCAGAGAACGTAAGAAACAATTCGCATAACGTTGTACATTTATGATTGACTTTACGACGCTGACCGTTCGGGATGTTCATTTAGTTGGTCAACGTCAAAGAAACCAAATGTACGTCACACTTATGCGACAAACGTGCGCTCACTGTAAGCATGgctggaggagatggagataGGAAAGCTGTCTTGGAAATGGTAAGCATATTCCTAAAAACTAACATATATGGAGACGCATCTTACCttttcagtaaaacacaaaaccctTCTACTGATGTACCCCAGGCTGAGTTGGAAAATTGCAGCCTTGTGTTGGGCAACAATAAGCAGCGAGGTGTTGTGGTCTCTTGAAAAAGGTTCTTATGTACTTGTCACGTGCAAATATATGAGCAAATACCTTGTTCCTTGTTGTGAAAATTTAACGATAAAGACGCAGTGACAATAGGGAGTCTTTGCACCACACATTTTCAACAGTATTACGTGGCATTTGCGTTTCTCAGACATTGTCCAATAATATCAGTCCAACATAATCTTAAATTCTTATTACCTTTGCAGACAAATGTAAaatctatttttcttttaagacGTTTTCCGGGAAACTTTAAACTTGGTTTCATTTGAACGCATTCAACAGACTCGAAATTATCGAGGTGTATTTTGTCCTTTGTGTCCTCTAGAGGCCAGTGTTGAACTGAAAAAGTTGTTTTTCATATTACGTAAAAGGATGCCTAACTGGAATTGCATTATACCCTGACTAGGCTAATACAAGGCTATGTTTACTCTTTCAGCAGAGCTGTCTCTGGCGAACGTTCAGGCAAAATGTTCTATGTCTGCTTACAAGCACAACCACCAGTCTAACATTACCCTTGACATGTCTAACTGCCTCTCTTTATTTCCTTGAATGCTGATCTAGTACATTATAGTATGTCCACATAGTGTTCCTATCATGTCAAGACAAACTGAGCACCAGAGACGCTGAGGCATGTGTTCATCCCACACCCATTCTTTCACAGTTCAAAACTGTTTACATAAATACGGTATCAAAACAGATCGGCTTTGGTAATAACCATTTCTATATTATGATTTTTGACAAATAACATTGTAGTCCTTCTTTTGTGGAATGCTTGTGCTGCATTCTTAGCATTCTGTCGCAGACTAGCCTATCTGGGTTTCATTACGAGTTTCAGGTGTGGATTTTCCAGGGAATTTTCCAACTGTGAATGCATTTGGTGTTACTTATCCCGTCAGGATCTCAGTCTATTTGTTGTAAAACTAGAAAACTGAGACTGGAATATTGCACCTAGGCAGATAATCAAAGCAAGAAGATAAATATatcaattttcattttgttcttgttgattAAATTGTCTTGCTGTCACAAACCATTTCCTAACTGTGAAGATAAAGTCCTGGTGTTACTCTTTACACACCCCATTAATGGAGATCTGatctttttatccttttttttatctgttattaatcttttcttttaaacttttttccctccttttgaTCAGCTTTGGTTGTGCCGTGACTGTTGTGGCTCTGACCGCTCTTCCTGTCCTGTGTCAACAGCTCATTTCCTGTTATGATTCTCTTCCACATCTCCTGCCTTCCCTTCATGTCTCTTCTACTAACAAAACCTCAAAATAGCCCAGTGTTTCCTCTTAGACATTTCTAGCTGCACAACAGAGGCAACATCTCCTTTGCTCTctcattacatttttgatgtCAGTTCTAGCTGTGCTTTacctgatcccagatcagtcaGTTGTCCGTCCATCTCTGAGTCTGTCCAAGAGAAGACGTCATCAGTCACCTGTGTGGTATTTAGAGTGCGTTTATATGGATCTTATCTCCTGAAGCACTCATTCCCTGCCCGTCAGCGCAGCTGGGATGGACAGGCTGAGTTAGAGTTTGCTCTGTATGCTTTTGCAGGTGCAGGCAGATGGTGCAGATGAGGGTTGTGTGACGTTTGTGCTGCATGAGGAGGACCACACCCTGGGGAACTCACTCAGATACATGGTGATGAAAAAGTAAGTCAGTTCACAGATACACATTTCCGCTCTGGAGTATGGACTGTCGGTCCACTTGGTTTCTTCTCATTAGAAACAATGGGAGGTTTAAAGAGCTTGTCTTGTGTTCTTAATATATGTGAGTCTTTGTATCACTACAACAGTTACATTAGAATTACATTAGGATGTTTGTTCTGTGAAATCTCACTGCTGACCTGTGTGTTCTGAGTGCTCCTCTATTGGCAGGTTTTCTCCCTGACCTGGATAACTCAGGTTAACTCATAActaatatataataaatataattacCTGGATAACTCAGGTTAGCTCATAActaatatataataattataattaccTGGATAACTCAGGTTAGCTCATAActaatatataataattataattaccTGGATAATTCAGGTTAGCTCATAActaatatataataattataattgcCTAGATAACTCAGGTTAGCTCATAActaatatataataattataattaccTGGATAACTCAGGTTAGCTCATAActaatatataataattataattaccTGGATAATTCAGGTTAGCTCATAActaatatataataattataattgcCTAGATAACTCAGGTTAGCTCATAACTAAAATATAATAAAGACAGTTACCTGGATAACTTAGGTTAGCTCATAActaatatataataaatatagtTACCTGGATAACTCAGGTAAACAAAAACGAatatacacaatacatacaaaTTTGATACGAAGCTACACAGCGACGACTCCACTGAAATATTCATCACTGAATAAACTGGAGGAAGCTGTTTCAGTGggagagtgtctgtgtttgtggattCTCAGAGTGACAACTAAGGGCATCATTCTGATTTTTCTCGTAGTCCTGATGTGGAGTTTTGTGGATACAGCATCACACACCCCTCAGAGAGCAAAATCAACTTCCGCGTTCAAACTcgaggtaagaaaaaaaacacaacacgaaTTTTTAGCATGGACTCAGAAATTTCCAGATTGTTCCAGGTGCTGTATGTCACAGCCTAATGGCATATTGTCTGTCCTCTGTGAAGAATCGCTCAGGACAAACAgagtttacaaacacattttgtggAATCTCTCCCATGAATGTGgttgaacaaaaagaaaagcatccAGCTGTGCTGGTCATTGACGCCTTATCAGAgaccccgcccccctcccccagccctTTACGTTTCCCGCCGTAAGCAGAGCACATTTAAGTGAAATTAGATTACTGAACAACCTCCGTCCCGGCCTGTTGTGGAGCAGGGCCACGGCAGCCGGAGAGGAGCAGACAAAGCTCTCCCTTCACAGTCTAATCTAATTGGTCAGTGAGGCAGCGGTAGCTCAGGAAAGGGGCCTCACAGACGTCTATTGACATCATCTCCTGTTGGCTCTGCCTTTGGGTTCAAATTGAAGGACAGACATCCAAGCCAAGCCCACAGACTGACGCTCAAAGAAAGAGATCCTTGTAAATTTACTTAAAGCTGTTGCTTAAAATGCCTAGTTGGGTAGATAATAGCATTAGCCCGTAAAGTTCATTTATGTTGTATGCGAGGCGAGGGTGAATGacatgtcattttcataggCTCCTGCTCCAAACAACATGGAGCGGACGACAGCATCATTTTTGAACTTTGTGGGACTCCAGACAAACAGCCTGATTGAAGTCTGGTGGTATTTGTTCAGACAGCTGGTGGCATTTGGCCAATTACCCTAACTCTACCTAACATGCATGACACGGTATGTTTACTAGGCAGGACCGCAAAACTGAAAGTAAACAATCATGCTCAGACAGGCGGTTCTGTGTCCGCCTAGCCATTTGGCTCCAGTTTCATATGAGGCAGAAGGCATTTTTTGATGATTACGGACATGATCGATGTTACTGATTAGTAATTATTGAGTGTTTACCGTTTATAAAAGCCAGGCTCAAATAGTAATGTGGTGGATTgtaacacataactacacagtGCATATCCTTTTATTGCTTTTCTTACTGATTCAACTATAAATACTCAAATGCTGGACAACATGTGACTCTTTTAAACGTCAACTTACTcagttctttctttgttttggcaCTGGGTTATATCTTTGTAGAAGAAAAAGGTTTAAACAGCCATCCTCATGGCCTCAGGTTTAAACAGCCATCCTCATGGCCTCAGGTTTAAACAGCCATCCTCACGGCCTCAGGTTTAAACAGCCATCCTCACGGCCTCAGGTTTTTAGTAAATTAAGACATGAAGACGTTATTTTGGGAAATTACAGAATGTGTTTGCTCT from Chanos chanos chromosome 2, fChaCha1.1, whole genome shotgun sequence includes these protein-coding regions:
- the sybl1 gene encoding vesicle-associated membrane protein 7; protein product: MAILFAVVARGTTILAKHAWCGGNFLEVTEQILAKIPSENNKLTYSHGSYLFHYICHDRIIYLCISDDDFERSRAFAFLNEVKKRFQTTYGSRAQTALPYAMNSEFSSTLAAQMKHHSDPRGVDRAAEAQTQVDDLKGIMVRSIDLVAQRGERLELLIDKTENLVDSSVTFKTTSRNLARAMCMKNLKLWLIIIVVALIILYIIVSAACGGLTWPSCQRK
- the polr1d gene encoding DNA-directed RNA polymerases I and III subunit RPAC2 isoform X2, with translation MAGGDGDRKAVLEMVQADGADEGCVTFVLHEEDHTLGNSLRYMVMKNPDVEFCGYSITHPSESKINFRVQTRGGLPATEPLRKGLNDLTDVCQHVLHTFEVL
- the polr1d gene encoding DNA-directed RNA polymerases I and III subunit RPAC2 isoform X1: MAGGDGDRKAVLEMVQADGADEGCVTFVLHEEDHTLGNSLRYMVMKNPDVEFCGYSITHPSESKINFRVQTRGGLPATEPLRKGLNDLTDVCQHVLHTFEARVKEFRDRQEEAME